DNA from Candidatus Bathyarchaeota archaeon:
GCATGTAGAAACATTATAGAAAAATCTTTCACAAGTCATTTATTCGCCTAAAACAAAAGATTTGTGTAGAGTTGAAGGGGGATTGCTGATTTGCCAATTCCCCAAGTAAAAAAATGGTAAGGGAGGTGAAAAAAGAATGAAGTTGAACAAGAAAATTGTTACTCTGACCTCAGTCATTGCAATTATATCCTTTCTAATTGGAACTGCACTGGTAGCTGCTGGACCAGAAGACCCTCTCACTGAAATGTGGGAAGCCATCTTTGGCATTCAGGACGACGTGGAAGACCTGCAAACTCAGATTGATTTACAGGCTCAAATAGCAGATTTGCAGAGTGAAGTAGATGTGTTGAAGGCTCAGATGGAGTTTCTTGAAGACCCATGGATAGTAGGACCACCAGGACCACAAGGAGAAACAGGACCACAGGGAGCACTAGGGGGATTTGATGCACCAGATTACGACAGCGGATGGGTATCCGCTGCTGGTTGGGTTAACGATAGAAAGTCATTTGATCACGGTCTCGGGACAACCGATTTATTCGTTTACGTTTATGGGCGCCTAATTGAGGGAGGCGATTGGGTTTACCATCAAATTGGAATCGGTTGGGATACGACCATAGACGGCGTGGACATTGCTTTCACTGGAATGAGATGGCTCCTAGTAGATGAGAACACAGTAGATCTCTTAAGAGGATATGAAGATTGGCAATGGGAAGAGGCTCGAGTACTCATCTGGGTAATATCATAAACTCCAATAGCACTACACAAAGAAAAGCGATCGAGGTGAGGTATTTCAGGTCACAGTGGAGATGTCTCCCGCAAACCCCCATTTTTGGGTAACAACCAATCATTTGCATAGAACATTCTTCCATAAATGTTATTTGGAAACAGAATGATATAACTTTTGAAGTTGGGGAGCAATCTGAGGGAAACAGCTTCTTGAATATTGTAGGTATAACACTGTTGCCAACAACTTTTGCTGTCCATTAAGAAAGCGTTTAAAAGAACAAAATGGAGGTGAATAAAATCAAGAAAATAATAATGATGTTCACAATGGTTGCGTTCTTAACACTTCTGCCATTTGCAGTTCCAACAAGTGCAGTTATAAACGAACAACCTAACGAACAACAAATACAACAACCAAGTAGTTTTAGTTATATCGTCATTAACCCTGATGGTTCAGTAACAGGAAATTCACCACACGTTCATAGGCTTTATCATGTTCCTTTTACCGAAACATACGGGTTTATAGGTAACATACATGCCGAGATTTATGTGCAAAGAAGTGGAGTAACAATCGATGGTGACGGATGGACTCTCAATGCCACAGCATTTGACTTTGGAAGTGGATGGTGGGACAATCTAGAATATGGATTCACTCTGAACTCTGTTGACGACGTAACTATCAAAAACGTGCAGGTTGTGAACTTTTTGTGGGCCTTTACTCTGGTAAATACCATTGACATCACAATTGAAGAAAATGTTGTGTTCACTATTTTAGGCACATTAGTACTCAATTCAACATATACTAACGTCTACAAAAACAGCTTCTCAAACTGGTTCGGTATCTTCAACCTTAACTCAAACCATAGCACCTACGCGGTGAACAGCATAACCTGTTACGGTGGCTTCGAACTTGTAGGTATAGTCTTCGAGAACAGTCACTTCAATACCATCCGAGAAAACTACATCCAACACTGGAGGTTTTTAGGTCTAGGAATTGCACCAGATTCTAACAACAATAAAGTTTATCAAAACACGTTCTTCAACAATAGCAAAGGACTCTCAGTTACAGGTAGGGACAATAGGATTTATCGAAACGATTTCCAAAACAACACTATTCACTGCTCGGCTGGAGAATCGCAGAACTACTGGAATAAAAACTACTGGGACACCTACAACGGCACTGACAGTGACGGCGACAAAATAGGAGACACACCATACGTCATTGGTGAAAACAACATAGACTACCAGCCGTTGATGATTCCTTTTGAAGACTACCTCAACTATCCCCAAAAAACAGGTGGTCTTGGTTGGCAACGGAACCTGATGAGATAAGGCAGAAACTGCTAACCGACTTCAAACAACAACTCCCATCTTTTTTGAGGTGTGAGCGGAATCCTCGAAAGGGGACGCACCACAAAAAGATGTGTAAAAGACAAAAAAGGAGAAATCAAAACTGAACAAAAAAATAGCAACTTTGACAATTCTAGTGATGGCATTGTTTCTAAGCATCAATGTGACAAACATTCAACCAGTTAGAGCAAGTGGAACCATTTACATTAGGGCTGATAGCAGCATTGACCCTCCAACAGCACCAATTTTAACTATTGACAACATAACCTATACCCTTACTGATAACTTCATCACTGATGCAGATGGAATCGTTGTTGAGAGGGACAACATCGTAGTTGATGGAGCAGGTTACGCGCTTCAAGGATCAGGGCCGGCATGCCTGCATGGAATAGACCTTTCTGGAAGAAGCAACGTGACAATAATGAACGCACACATCAAACTCTTCGATAGTGGCATTTGGCTCTATAATTCTTCAACTCTTTTTAAATACTTCTGCGGTTCCGCAAAGTACTGAAAAATGTGTGTGTGGGGGTTCGAATCCCACCCCTGCACTTTGGGCAACTCGCCTAGTTTGTGCATATTGGTTTAACTTCTCCAGAGTAGAAATTTGAGTAAGAATCCAATTTCTTGAAATTTGTCAGGAGTTTTATTGTTTTCTCCATCAGTTCACTCCTCTGTTCTGAACAGGTTCATCATGAGTTCGAGCAAAACTATGGTAAATTCATGGTTGATGCAACTCTTGAAAAACCGTTGTGCAGCCTTTTAACTCATGCGTTCAAGCTAAATTCAGAAAAAAAGCCTAAAATGAGCTGTTCATGGGCAAATTCAAGAAGCCTAAAAAATGCAAGGTTTGTTCAAACCTTTTTCAAAGTTAGGTATTGTCTTTTCAGGTTTTTGTGATTTTTGGGGATTGATAGGATTTTGACAGCCTTTTTGACAGGATTTCCCATGACCTCTCCATCATCCTAGAAATGCGCGCATTTGTGTTGTCATCTACGTAAACCGAAACTGATTTATGGGCGATGAAGATTCTCGACAGAGGATAAGAAATGTGTTTGGCAATTCCTGCAAAAGTTGTGAAGGTTCATGGTGATGTAGCTGAGGTGGACTTTGGGGGAGGTGTCCTTAGAGAAGTAAACGTTGTTCTGGTAGAGGCGAAGGTTGATGAGTATGTTTTGGTTCACGCAGGCTATGCTATCCAAGTAATTGACAGAAAAGAGGCTGAGGAGACGCTTAGGTTGTGGAATGAAATTTTGAAAATGGAAGAGCCAATGCCTAAGCCATAGGAACTTTTGCATATGCAGGAAATTTTTGGGCACTACTTAATAAGAGGCGTTGAAACGCGGACTTGTGATTTGGTTTGAAAGAGTTAGCGGGGTTTCGTAATCCAGAATTGGCGAGGCGGGTTACGAAGCACATTCTTGAGCTTACGCCAGACTACTTGGTGAAGTTTTGCCACGTTTGCGGAACTCATGAGTGGACGGTGACTCATTTTGGGCTGCGCAGTTTCTTTCCGAAGAATGTGGAGGTGATTGCGGGGCCTGGATGTCCTGTCTGTGTTTTACCGGCAGCAGAAATTGATGAGGCGGTTAAGTTGGCATTGAAGGGGGTTACAGTTGCAACTTTTGGGGATGTTCTGCGGGTTCCCGGCTCGGACTTGTCTTTGGCTGAGGCGAGGGCTAAGGGAGGTGATGTGCGTGTTGTTTACGGTGTCGGTGATGCTGTGAAGATGGCGAAGGAAGAACCGGGTAGAGATTTTGCTTTTTTTGCGATTGGTTTTGAGACAACTGCGCCTACGACGGCGAATGAAGTGTTAAAGGGGCCGCCTGAGAATCTTAGTTTTCTTGTTTCGCATCGTTTGATCCCGCCGGCTATGGAGCTGTTGTTGGGGATTGGAGATTTGCATATTGACGGATTTATTGCACCGGGTCATGTTTCAACCATTATTGGTTTGAAGCCTTACGAAGTGTTTACGAGTGCTTATCATATGCCTGTTGTAGTGGCTGGTTTTGAGCCTTTAGATGTACTGTTTGCAGTTGACTTATTATTGCGACAATTGAGGGACGGGGTGGCTAGGTTGGAGAACGAGTATGGGCGGGCTGTGAAACGGGAGGGAAATGTAAAGGCGTTAAAGCTTGTTAGTCGTGTTTTCGATGTTGTTAAAGGTGGTTGGAGAGGTCTAGGAATGTTGCCTTCCTCAGCGTTTGCCTTGAAAGACGAGTTTGAAGAGTGGGATGCTCGAAAGAAGCACGGTGTGAAAGTAAAAGTTGGCAGAGATCTTTTACCTGGATGCCAATGTCATTTAGTAATGATTGGAAAAATTAAGCCCAGCGAATGTCAATTGTTCATGGATGCTTGCAGGCCCGAGTCGCCGAAGGGAGCTTGCATGGTTTCAATGGAAGGCACTTGTCGCATCTGGGCGAAGCATGGTGTAAAGCAGTAGAAGTTGTTCGTGGCATCTTGGCTAGGCTGTTCTATTAGATTCAAATTTTTATAGATTACTCACTCGGTAGCCTCGAAAAAGACCGATTTGACGTATTAACCGCATAGAAGAGGCTCTAAATAGGCTACTTTTCTTGTGTAACATGGTAAAACAAGCTTCTTTTAGCCGTGAAGCGCAACCACGTAACAAGCATGATGTATCATAAGTAAAAAACGTCTAAAGAAAAAATGAAAAGGGAATGCGCGCGCGCGCGTTTGGCTTATGCAGCTGGTGTTCTCACCTTTAGGTTCACCGTTACTGAGTGCGATAGTGTGGCTGTTGATTTCCATTTGATTTCCCATTGGAACTTCCATTCAGTGTTTCCAGTTATCGTGAGGGATGTTAAGTCGCTTCCTTGTGAGCCGCCGCTCCAAACGGTCAGGTTGCCCATGCTGGCTGAGTTAGTTACGTTGTATAGTCTTACGATTATTGAATCCATTTCGGCTGTGTCGCTGGTGACTTGGTCTATCAAGAGATCGAAGGTAATGGAGGATGCTCCTGTGTTGTTTAATCTTACTGGGTCGGGGTATTCTCTAGTTCCGTTGGGTGGCCCTTTTAGTTGCGTGAGAGTACACGTGACTCCGTTGATTTGTGTGCCTGCGTCGGTGCTGTCCGTCCCGTTAATCCACGCCAATGGCAAACCTTCTACGCCGATTGTTGCATCTTGGTACATGTAGTTGTAGACTGTTGCGCTTACTGTGGCTATGAGTAGCGATGATATTAGTAGTATTATGAGTTTTGCTGATTTCTTGTAGTTTATGTTCATTTTGTTATTTCACCTCCTTTCGCTTTTTGTTTTTCCCGCCATAATCTTAGGAGTACGTAGAGGCTTGCCCCTAAAACTCCGACGCATGCAATCCCCAAAATTATGTAGATGTATATGGCGCCTGCTATGAAGGCGACTTCGCCCATTGTTGGCTTAATAGACACGAAGGCTGTTGCACCTATCAAAAGGGCTATCGTGGGAGTCGCAATTTGCCACCATTTTGGTTTTATGAGGGCGTAGATGCTTGCGCTGACCACTAGCGTGTCGAAGGCGAAGACGCTGATGAACATGAGATCTAAGGAGATTTGTGGAAGTGGGATGATTGGGTGCGGGGCTTCGGTGGCGTAGTTGTATAGGAACATTGTTGATATGATGAAAGTGGGGGCTGTGGCGATGATTGAGAAAAGCTTTGCGATGGTTTTCTTTTTCTTGTAGAAGAATAGATAGGCGTTAAGGGAGGCGATATTGGCTACTGCAATGATTAGGTAGATGAAGCTGTACCAGAAGCGCATATAATCTGCAAAGGAACCCATGAATTCTTGGGTGACGAGGAGTTGGCCGAAACCCGCTAGAGCTATTAGTTGGTAGAGGTAGGCGAGTTTGTCTGGGAAGTGTTTGTCGAATGTGCATGTTAGTAGGCTTGTGGCTAAGAAGAAGTCAATTCCCAGTAGCATGAAGAACTCTGGCATCAGGGATTGCATTTTCTTTGTCTTTCCGCGGGGATGAAAAGAATTGTTTTGGTTTGTAACATTTAAGATGTATGAATTCTGAATATTAATCAGAATCCGATACTAATCTGGAAGTGTGTTCACTTTAGTTTAGAAATAGAATCA
Protein-coding regions in this window:
- a CDS encoding right-handed parallel beta-helix repeat-containing protein is translated as MEVNKIKKIIMMFTMVAFLTLLPFAVPTSAVINEQPNEQQIQQPSSFSYIVINPDGSVTGNSPHVHRLYHVPFTETYGFIGNIHAEIYVQRSGVTIDGDGWTLNATAFDFGSGWWDNLEYGFTLNSVDDVTIKNVQVVNFLWAFTLVNTIDITIEENVVFTILGTLVLNSTYTNVYKNSFSNWFGIFNLNSNHSTYAVNSITCYGGFELVGIVFENSHFNTIRENYIQHWRFLGLGIAPDSNNNKVYQNTFFNNSKGLSVTGRDNRIYRNDFQNNTIHCSAGESQNYWNKNYWDTYNGTDSDGDKIGDTPYVIGENNIDYQPLMIPFEDYLNYPQKTGGLGWQRNLMR
- a CDS encoding HypC/HybG/HupF family hydrogenase formation chaperone, which gives rise to MCLAIPAKVVKVHGDVAEVDFGGGVLREVNVVLVEAKVDEYVLVHAGYAIQVIDRKEAEETLRLWNEILKMEEPMPKP
- the hypD gene encoding hydrogenase formation protein HypD codes for the protein MKELAGFRNPELARRVTKHILELTPDYLVKFCHVCGTHEWTVTHFGLRSFFPKNVEVIAGPGCPVCVLPAAEIDEAVKLALKGVTVATFGDVLRVPGSDLSLAEARAKGGDVRVVYGVGDAVKMAKEEPGRDFAFFAIGFETTAPTTANEVLKGPPENLSFLVSHRLIPPAMELLLGIGDLHIDGFIAPGHVSTIIGLKPYEVFTSAYHMPVVVAGFEPLDVLFAVDLLLRQLRDGVARLENEYGRAVKREGNVKALKLVSRVFDVVKGGWRGLGMLPSSAFALKDEFEEWDARKKHGVKVKVGRDLLPGCQCHLVMIGKIKPSECQLFMDACRPESPKGACMVSMEGTCRIWAKHGVKQ